The Candidatus Endomicrobium procryptotermitis genome has a window encoding:
- the rfbA gene encoding glucose-1-phosphate thymidylyltransferase RfbA, which translates to MKKTKGIVLAGGRATRLYPVTSVISKQLLPVYNKPMIYYPLSVLMLAGIRDILIISNKETLPLIEKLFGTGNKFGLNINYGLQKQPRGIAEALIIGEKFIGSDDVALILGDNIFYGHGFPKTLVKAASKEEGATVFAYYVRDPGRYGIVELDKNKTPVSITEKPESPKSNWAVTGLYFYDNDVIEIAKNIKPSKRGEFEITDINEHYLKTGKLSVELLGRGYAWLDAGTYDSLLDASLFIKTIEERQNSMISCLEEIAYRKKYITAEQLLKLTQGLPKDYAQYLDRLIREE; encoded by the coding sequence ATGAAAAAAACTAAAGGTATAGTTTTGGCTGGCGGCAGGGCGACAAGATTGTATCCGGTTACGAGCGTCATCAGTAAACAGCTTTTACCAGTTTATAATAAGCCGATGATTTATTATCCTTTATCGGTATTAATGCTTGCGGGAATACGGGACATTTTGATTATTTCAAATAAGGAAACGCTTCCGCTGATAGAGAAGTTATTCGGCACTGGAAATAAGTTTGGATTAAACATAAATTACGGACTTCAAAAACAGCCGCGCGGAATAGCCGAAGCTTTAATTATCGGTGAAAAATTTATCGGAAGCGATGATGTCGCGTTGATTTTGGGTGACAATATTTTTTATGGGCATGGATTTCCAAAAACTCTTGTCAAAGCCGCTTCTAAAGAAGAAGGAGCGACGGTTTTTGCCTATTATGTGAGAGATCCTGGAAGGTATGGAATAGTGGAATTGGACAAAAATAAAACCCCGGTTTCTATAACTGAAAAACCGGAAAGCCCCAAATCGAATTGGGCTGTAACAGGGTTATATTTTTATGATAATGATGTAATAGAAATCGCAAAAAATATAAAACCTTCAAAACGCGGGGAATTTGAAATTACTGATATTAATGAACATTATTTAAAAACCGGCAAATTAAGCGTTGAATTATTGGGAAGAGGTTATGCATGGCTTGATGCAGGAACATATGATTCTCTTCTGGATGCCTCTCTTTTTATCAAAACAATAGAGGAGAGACAAAATTCCATGATATCATGTCTTGAGGAAATAGCCTACAGAAAGAAATATATTACAGCTGAACAGTTGTTAAAACTTACACAAGGTCTGCCAAAAGATTATGCGCAATATTTAGACAGATTAATAAGGGAAGAATAG
- a CDS encoding MlaD family protein, which produces MNNKIKLGTFVTLGLFAIVISMIMIGNFSFGKKYKIYVLFDNASGLTKKAKVKLAGVDIGDMRGVSLYENKARLCLVINAKVPLYQNATANIVSMGIVGTKYIEIHPGDSSFPILKDGDTILKSERGSLEQTIEKIADKISSVVDSMSKDGKNGDMIDNLADSICDLKSIISSISSQNAKIVSSIENINKFSYNLAEITEQNKNDIRDTFAAIKDIINKIDMITSKIYDGNGPLATIIGDEDMSKDLKDTITNAKETLASAKSLAEGLNKTIGKSSKLKLSWNYAGRYNLKDEKMRNDLGITIMPNDDKFYYVGIANVSDSSDVKDREERNTINTLEALMGFRFNKFEIYGGILRGKAGGGIGYSFFEPVYAPYKKMQFHLNAYNFGRSDKRPEIDAGLRFGFTKWLYAGVMVEDALYKTAVTPYIKIEIDDPDIAAILGIASIAAVATR; this is translated from the coding sequence ATGAATAATAAAATTAAACTGGGAACTTTTGTCACACTAGGATTGTTTGCGATTGTGATTTCAATGATTATGATAGGTAACTTTTCGTTTGGAAAAAAGTATAAGATATATGTTTTATTTGACAATGCGTCCGGTCTTACAAAAAAAGCAAAAGTCAAACTTGCCGGTGTTGACATAGGCGACATGAGAGGCGTCAGCCTTTATGAAAACAAAGCGCGTTTATGCCTTGTAATAAACGCAAAAGTACCTCTTTATCAAAACGCTACTGCAAATATAGTTTCAATGGGCATAGTAGGTACAAAATATATAGAAATTCATCCTGGCGATTCTTCTTTTCCAATCCTAAAAGATGGAGATACAATATTAAAAAGTGAAAGAGGCTCTCTTGAACAAACAATAGAAAAAATTGCCGACAAAATAAGTTCCGTCGTAGATTCGATGTCTAAAGATGGCAAAAACGGCGATATGATAGACAACTTGGCCGATTCAATATGCGATTTAAAATCCATAATCAGCAGCATTTCCTCACAAAATGCGAAAATAGTTTCGTCAATAGAAAATATAAATAAGTTTTCTTATAATCTTGCCGAAATTACTGAGCAAAATAAAAATGACATAAGAGATACTTTTGCCGCAATAAAAGACATAATAAACAAAATAGATATGATTACCTCAAAAATTTATGATGGCAACGGACCACTCGCGACTATTATAGGCGATGAAGATATGAGCAAAGATCTTAAAGATACGATAACAAATGCAAAAGAAACGCTTGCTTCGGCAAAAAGCCTAGCCGAAGGTTTGAACAAAACTATAGGTAAGTCGAGCAAACTGAAACTCAGCTGGAATTATGCGGGAAGATATAATCTTAAAGATGAGAAAATGCGTAACGATCTCGGCATAACCATAATGCCCAATGATGACAAATTTTATTATGTCGGTATAGCAAATGTTTCAGACAGCAGCGATGTGAAAGACCGCGAGGAACGTAATACGATAAACACGCTGGAAGCTTTGATGGGTTTCAGATTTAATAAATTTGAAATATACGGCGGAATTTTGCGCGGTAAAGCCGGTGGCGGAATTGGCTATTCTTTTTTTGAACCTGTCTATGCTCCTTACAAAAAAATGCAATTTCATTTAAACGCTTATAATTTTGGACGCAGTGATAAACGACCGGAAATAGACGCCGGGTTAAGATTCGGTTTTACAAAATGGCTCTATGCTGGCGTAATGGTTGAAGACGCCCTCTACAAAACCGCAGTTACTCCGTATATAAAAATAGAAATCGACGATCCCGATATAGCCGCGATTCTGGGCATAGCAAGCATAGCCGCAGTAGCAACAAGATAA
- the dnaB gene encoding replicative DNA helicase, which yields MASSNIIGKVPPQAIDAEMAVIGAMLIEKEAITKAIDIISEKDFYKEIHGQIFVTARDLYLENQPVDIITLSDRLKKNGMFAEAGGASYLTSLIDSVQTAANVEHYASIIRDKSILRQLVNAGSSIVNEAFNEKYPPYEVLDKSQAALFNISQQNNNKGFSKVSELVRPTLKNLEKLHSDKKDIPGLRTGFTDFDAMTAGLQKSELIILAARPSMGKTSFALNIAEHVALEEKKPIAIFSLEMSKELLMMRFLASLSRVNAHNLRKGRFETKDWSRLTTAAQKISESPIYIDDSSDISAVELRSRARRLATELEAKKTPLSLILIDYIQIMHGSGRNSESRQQEIAEISRSLKGLARDLNIPVIALSQLSRKTEERGRKDNKPQLSDLRESGAIEQDADVVAFIYREGYYNKTDPEVKNYATIIIGKQRNGPVGEVDLTFESEFTRFSDKSAREDNL from the coding sequence ATGGCAAGTTCAAATATCATAGGAAAAGTACCACCACAGGCTATAGATGCGGAGATGGCAGTCATAGGCGCTATGCTTATTGAAAAAGAAGCCATAACCAAAGCCATAGACATAATCAGCGAAAAAGATTTTTATAAAGAAATACACGGACAGATTTTCGTTACCGCACGCGACCTTTATCTTGAAAATCAGCCTGTTGACATAATTACTCTTTCGGACAGGCTCAAAAAAAACGGCATGTTTGCCGAAGCTGGCGGCGCATCTTATTTGACTTCTCTCATAGATTCTGTGCAGACGGCGGCAAACGTAGAGCATTATGCGTCTATCATCCGAGATAAATCGATATTGAGGCAGCTTGTCAACGCAGGTTCCAGCATAGTCAACGAAGCTTTTAACGAAAAGTATCCTCCTTATGAAGTATTGGACAAATCGCAGGCGGCTTTATTCAATATTTCACAGCAGAACAACAATAAAGGATTCTCGAAGGTTTCAGAACTTGTAAGGCCGACGCTTAAAAATCTTGAAAAACTACATTCGGATAAAAAAGATATTCCGGGGCTGCGCACCGGTTTTACGGATTTTGACGCGATGACCGCAGGTCTTCAGAAATCGGAGCTTATAATTTTGGCGGCGCGTCCTTCAATGGGAAAAACGTCTTTTGCCTTAAATATAGCCGAACATGTAGCTCTTGAAGAAAAGAAGCCCATTGCCATATTTTCACTTGAAATGTCAAAAGAGCTTCTCATGATGAGGTTTCTGGCTTCGCTTTCACGAGTCAACGCTCACAATCTTAGAAAAGGCAGATTTGAGACTAAGGATTGGAGCAGGCTTACGACGGCGGCACAAAAAATATCGGAATCTCCTATTTATATAGATGACAGCTCAGATATAAGTGCAGTGGAATTGCGCTCTAGAGCAAGAAGGCTAGCTACGGAACTTGAAGCAAAAAAAACGCCTTTATCTTTAATTTTGATAGACTATATACAGATTATGCACGGGTCAGGCAGAAATTCCGAATCGCGCCAGCAGGAAATTGCCGAAATTTCACGTTCTCTTAAAGGGCTGGCAAGAGATTTAAATATTCCTGTTATTGCTCTTTCCCAGCTTTCAAGAAAAACTGAAGAGCGCGGGAGAAAAGACAATAAGCCACAGCTTTCGGATTTAAGAGAGTCGGGTGCCATAGAACAAGACGCCGATGTAGTAGCTTTTATTTACAGAGAAGGCTATTACAATAAAACGGATCCAGAGGTTAAAAATTATGCGACCATTATAATAGGGAAACAAAGAAACGGTCCCGTAGGTGAAGTTGACCTTACTTTTGAAAGTGAATTTACAAGATTTTCAGATAAATCAGCGAGGGAAGATAATTTGTAA
- a CDS encoding ABC transporter ATP-binding protein: MIKVENLNKSFGNKRVLCGINFDVYDGETLVIIGASGTGKSILLKNIVGLVKPTVGLIHIDGVEITSCSSKELQEIQKKLGYVFQESALFDSLTIEENVAFGLRTLTKLNDKEISKRVVQCLHMVGLNNVEKLKPSELSGGMKKRAGLARAIAYQPKYIFYDEPTTGLDPIMSDVISDLIINLRQHLKVTSIVVTHDMKSAYKIADRIIMLYKGEIIFTGTTEETKNTKNPVVKQFIEGSSQGPIKTDRTFDLEEI, encoded by the coding sequence ATGATAAAAGTGGAGAATTTAAATAAATCGTTCGGAAATAAACGGGTGCTCTGCGGTATAAATTTTGACGTTTATGACGGAGAAACACTTGTAATTATCGGAGCGTCCGGAACGGGAAAAAGTATTCTGCTTAAAAATATAGTAGGGCTTGTCAAACCGACCGTAGGACTGATACACATTGATGGCGTAGAAATAACATCATGTTCTTCGAAAGAGTTGCAGGAGATACAAAAAAAGCTTGGCTACGTTTTTCAGGAATCCGCTCTTTTTGATTCGCTGACTATTGAAGAAAACGTAGCTTTTGGATTGAGGACGCTCACCAAGCTTAATGACAAAGAAATATCAAAAAGAGTTGTGCAGTGTCTTCATATGGTAGGTTTGAATAATGTCGAAAAGCTTAAACCTTCTGAACTTTCAGGAGGAATGAAAAAAAGGGCGGGGCTTGCCAGAGCAATAGCTTATCAGCCTAAATATATTTTTTATGATGAACCTACAACTGGACTTGACCCGATAATGTCGGACGTTATAAGCGATTTGATAATAAATTTGAGACAACATTTGAAAGTTACGTCAATAGTAGTAACACATGATATGAAATCCGCATACAAAATAGCCGACAGAATAATAATGCTTTACAAAGGTGAAATTATCTTTACGGGTACGACTGAAGAAACGAAAAATACGAAGAATCCGGTGGTAAAACAGTTTATTGAAGGGTCCAGTCAAGGACCTATCAAAACTGACAGAACATTTGATTTGGAAGAAATATGA
- the rpsF gene encoding 30S ribosomal protein S6, with protein sequence MNYESTFICSPELPAEKVEELTGKVIKIIESSNGIVKTVQKLGKKRLAYNINKFREGSYVYMELSGNGEMVSAIENFFKLNDGIIRFLTVKVEKKKVAAKHEPKAVGPEVKQDEPTAEQPTLA encoded by the coding sequence ATGAATTATGAGAGCACGTTTATTTGCTCTCCGGAGTTGCCCGCAGAAAAAGTAGAAGAACTTACCGGAAAAGTAATCAAAATTATTGAATCTTCAAACGGCATTGTTAAGACCGTTCAAAAGCTTGGAAAAAAAAGGCTTGCTTATAATATAAACAAATTCCGCGAAGGAAGTTATGTTTATATGGAATTAAGCGGCAACGGCGAAATGGTTTCTGCGATTGAAAACTTTTTCAAGCTTAATGACGGAATCATAAGATTTCTTACGGTTAAAGTTGAGAAGAAAAAAGTAGCCGCAAAACATGAACCTAAAGCGGTGGGGCCGGAGGTAAAACAAGATGAACCAACAGCAGAGCAGCCTACGCTTGCCTGA
- a CDS encoding single-stranded DNA-binding protein yields the protein MNQQQSSLRLPEQNSVMLVGRLTRDPELRRTSTGKAVCSFDIAISRRYKDQVTGEWKDADPTFVPIIVWGDQAERCGERLKKGVPVHVEGRLQTNKWEGNDGQKRSRLEVIASRVQFLSIVKQESTIGAKPSLGDLNYAPSTEISGEEDEDIPF from the coding sequence ATGAACCAACAGCAGAGCAGCCTACGCTTGCCTGAGCAGAACAGCGTTATGCTTGTGGGTAGGCTTACAAGAGATCCAGAACTTCGTCGTACATCAACGGGAAAAGCGGTTTGTTCTTTTGATATAGCGATAAGCAGGAGATACAAAGATCAGGTCACGGGTGAATGGAAAGACGCCGATCCGACTTTTGTTCCGATTATTGTTTGGGGAGATCAGGCGGAAAGATGCGGAGAGCGTTTAAAAAAAGGCGTTCCAGTGCATGTTGAAGGAAGACTTCAGACAAATAAGTGGGAAGGGAACGACGGACAAAAAAGAAGCCGGCTTGAAGTTATAGCTTCGAGAGTACAGTTTCTTTCTATAGTAAAACAGGAATCGACTATAGGCGCAAAGCCGTCTCTTGGCGATTTAAATTATGCGCCCTCAACAGAAATTTCGGGCGAAGAAGACGAAGATATACCGTTTTAA
- the alr gene encoding alanine racemase, protein MKTKPPAAVSVPRRQPVFFRHNWVEVDKSDFHFNLKKIKEYLAKDTKIMPVIKANAYGHGGIALAKEAQKAGVYSIGVSSIDEGIQFREAGIKTNILVLGSIFPLTNLAVAVAHSLTPTLSSMAGVLALEDLAIRINKKLNFHLEIDTGMGRVGALPDAALPIIQKIAQTPEISMSGMYTHFAVADTDPVFTQKQLDTFLKVVKYARTNFGLKFIAHAANSAALFRNKRTHLDMVRTGISLYGLSPFKYAERFITLKPVLSWKTKIIFMKRVTAGFCVSYGRTYVTNRASVIATIPVGYADGYNRLLSNKGDVLVRGKRCPIIGRVTMDMTMIDVTEVKGVALGDESILIGSQGKEQIKADELAKIQDTVNYEVTCAISPRVPRIVV, encoded by the coding sequence ATGAAAACAAAACCGCCCGCAGCAGTTTCCGTTCCAAGAAGACAACCCGTATTTTTCCGCCATAATTGGGTGGAAGTGGATAAAAGCGATTTTCACTTCAATCTCAAAAAAATCAAAGAGTATTTAGCCAAAGACACAAAAATAATGCCCGTGATAAAAGCGAATGCTTACGGACACGGAGGTATTGCTCTCGCAAAAGAGGCCCAAAAAGCCGGGGTGTACAGCATAGGTGTATCTTCAATAGACGAAGGAATACAATTTCGTGAGGCGGGAATAAAAACAAATATTTTGGTTTTGGGAAGCATATTTCCTTTAACAAATCTTGCGGTTGCCGTTGCGCATTCTCTTACTCCGACACTTTCCAGCATGGCCGGTGTTTTGGCATTAGAAGATCTTGCTATAAGGATCAACAAGAAATTGAATTTTCATCTTGAAATAGACACGGGTATGGGCAGGGTAGGAGCTTTGCCTGATGCCGCTTTGCCGATAATACAAAAAATCGCGCAGACTCCGGAAATAAGTATGAGCGGAATGTATACGCATTTTGCCGTGGCCGACACCGACCCTGTATTTACACAAAAGCAGCTTGACACTTTTTTGAAAGTCGTAAAATATGCAAGAACGAACTTTGGGTTAAAATTTATTGCTCATGCCGCAAACTCCGCTGCATTATTTAGAAATAAAAGAACGCATCTGGATATGGTACGGACTGGAATAAGTCTTTACGGTCTCAGTCCTTTCAAATATGCTGAACGGTTTATAACGCTTAAACCTGTTTTATCGTGGAAAACTAAAATTATTTTTATGAAAAGGGTTACTGCGGGCTTCTGCGTCAGTTATGGAAGAACATACGTTACTAACAGAGCTTCGGTGATAGCCACCATCCCGGTCGGATATGCGGACGGATATAACAGACTTTTGTCAAATAAAGGCGATGTTTTGGTACGCGGCAAGCGCTGTCCTATCATCGGAAGAGTTACTATGGATATGACAATGATCGATGTTACCGAAGTTAAAGGTGTGGCTTTAGGCGATGAATCGATTTTGATAGGCTCTCAGGGCAAAGAACAAATAAAAGCCGATGAACTGGCAAAAATACAGGACACGGTAAATTATGAGGTAACGTGCGCCATATCTCCGCGCGTTCCGAGGATTGTTGTATAA
- a CDS encoding ABC transporter permease, with amino-acid sequence MIIKNTAKARRFARKTARVQLSFLYSALESIGQATSMTFETAKWIFKGAIPIKSTISQMVEVGWRSFPIIMLTSFFTGMVLALQVGSSTSNFFNEPVYVGTITGFSLVIELGPVLTAVVISGRVGAAITAELGTMKVTEQLDALYTLGTNPIKYLAVPRFLALFFMFPLLVALANIIGIYGGLVVTVHTWNVPTAIYWQDVLAFMVIKTFLHGFIKSFFFALIIAIIACHKGFTTDGGAEGVGRATTSSVMMSMIFILVSDYFLTDILVTLGIK; translated from the coding sequence ATGATAATAAAAAATACAGCTAAGGCAAGAAGGTTTGCAAGAAAAACAGCCAGAGTGCAGCTTAGCTTTTTATATTCTGCGCTTGAAAGCATAGGACAGGCCACATCTATGACTTTTGAAACAGCTAAATGGATATTTAAAGGAGCGATACCCATAAAAAGCACGATTTCGCAGATGGTTGAGGTTGGCTGGAGATCTTTTCCGATTATAATGCTCACATCTTTTTTTACCGGAATGGTTTTGGCTCTTCAGGTAGGTTCTTCTACTAGCAATTTTTTTAACGAACCCGTTTACGTCGGCACAATTACGGGTTTTTCTCTTGTGATAGAGCTTGGTCCAGTGCTTACTGCTGTCGTTATAAGCGGACGAGTCGGAGCGGCGATTACTGCGGAACTAGGTACAATGAAAGTTACGGAACAGCTTGACGCTTTATATACTTTGGGAACGAATCCCATAAAATATTTGGCCGTTCCTCGCTTTCTGGCTCTTTTTTTTATGTTTCCTTTGCTTGTTGCACTCGCCAACATTATAGGTATTTACGGCGGACTTGTCGTGACCGTGCATACATGGAACGTGCCCACGGCGATATATTGGCAAGACGTTCTTGCATTTATGGTAATCAAGACGTTTCTGCACGGATTTATAAAATCTTTCTTTTTCGCACTTATCATTGCGATAATAGCCTGCCATAAAGGGTTTACCACCGATGGTGGCGCCGAAGGAGTAGGCAGGGCTACGACGAGTTCTGTGATGATGTCTATGATTTTTATTCTGGTATCGGATTATTTCCTTACTGATATCCTTGTGACGCTGGGCATTAAATAG
- the rplI gene encoding 50S ribosomal protein L9 encodes MKVILRSDITNVGRQGEIKDVSAGFVRNYLVPQKLAMEATPQNIKVWERERVKLEKHREEIINKAKETASQIEAAEFVIKVKVGDNGKVFGSVTSANIARLFEEKGFEVNKRDILLSDSIKDLGIYEINIRLHPEVIAKIKLSVTSEKE; translated from the coding sequence ATGAAAGTTATATTAAGGTCTGACATTACTAATGTCGGCCGTCAAGGAGAGATAAAAGACGTTTCCGCAGGTTTTGTGAGAAATTACCTTGTGCCTCAAAAGCTTGCAATGGAAGCTACCCCACAAAATATTAAAGTATGGGAAAGGGAAAGAGTAAAGCTTGAAAAGCATAGAGAAGAAATAATAAATAAAGCCAAAGAAACCGCTTCTCAGATAGAAGCCGCAGAATTCGTCATAAAAGTTAAAGTCGGAGACAATGGTAAAGTTTTTGGTTCGGTAACAAGCGCAAATATTGCGCGGCTTTTTGAAGAAAAAGGATTTGAAGTAAATAAAAGGGATATTCTTCTTTCAGACAGTATAAAAGATCTCGGAATTTATGAAATAAACATAAGACTTCACCCTGAAGTCATAGCTAAAATAAAACTTTCCGTGACAAGCGAAAAAGAATAA
- the rpsR gene encoding 30S ribosomal protein S18, which yields MRKKVCRFCADKVEIDYKNVSMLSAFITERGKILSGRITGTCARHQRELDTAIKRARMLALIPFTVN from the coding sequence ATAAGAAAAAAAGTCTGTCGTTTTTGCGCTGATAAAGTTGAAATAGATTATAAAAATGTAAGTATGCTGAGCGCTTTTATAACTGAAAGAGGCAAAATTCTTTCGGGTCGTATAACGGGCACTTGTGCAAGACATCAGAGAGAACTCGATACGGCGATTAAAAGAGCGAGAATGCTTGCGCTTATACCTTTTACGGTTAATTAA